One Phycisphaerae bacterium RAS2 DNA window includes the following coding sequences:
- a CDS encoding MinD/ParA/CobQ/CobA-like protein, with protein sequence MTNSNQQGVAIAVGNQKGGVGKTTNTVHIAAALGQQGFHCLIMDLDPAAGATKHLGIPVNSFAGALELLTTDETVETLAIAENMPQNVHLVPSRPQLSEIDNLVSKYVDRTRILERPIEQARAKYDFIFLDTGPSAAFTTTVAAYSTAEWFLLSAFPHPLSLGGLTEAFNDIADVRKHRNPGLEVLGVVFTNVDRRATKLRAQLEDVVNEALPGRRFDTSISQAVILPDASGRGKTLFQFPKFENIPVAQQYLRLSIEVEHRVRHREEFLQGMLGAPPFAAFDMPDSEAEQVAPALAANE encoded by the coding sequence ATGACGAATTCAAATCAACAGGGCGTGGCGATCGCCGTGGGAAACCAGAAGGGCGGTGTAGGGAAGACCACCAACACCGTTCACATTGCCGCGGCACTTGGACAACAGGGATTTCACTGCCTGATCATGGACCTCGATCCTGCGGCAGGGGCGACGAAGCACTTGGGCATTCCCGTCAATAGTTTCGCAGGGGCACTGGAGCTTCTCACCACCGATGAGACGGTGGAGACTCTCGCCATTGCCGAAAACATGCCGCAAAACGTACATCTTGTTCCATCGAGGCCCCAGCTCAGCGAAATCGACAACCTCGTTTCCAAGTACGTGGATCGCACCCGGATTCTTGAACGTCCCATCGAGCAGGCGAGGGCGAAGTACGACTTCATTTTCCTTGACACCGGACCATCGGCCGCTTTCACCACCACCGTCGCGGCCTACTCGACCGCCGAATGGTTCTTGCTATCGGCCTTTCCGCATCCGCTTTCACTCGGCGGATTGACCGAGGCCTTCAACGACATCGCCGACGTTCGCAAGCATCGCAACCCCGGCCTGGAGGTTTTGGGCGTTGTGTTCACCAATGTCGATCGGCGGGCCACGAAACTTCGCGCTCAACTGGAGGACGTGGTGAATGAGGCACTTCCCGGGCGGCGCTTCGACACATCGATCTCGCAGGCCGTGATCCTTCCCGATGCCTCGGGACGCGGAAAGACGCTCTTTCAGTTTCCCAAGTTCGAGAACATTCCAGTTGCTCAGCAATATCTGCGGCTCTCGATAGAGGTCGAACACCGCGTGCGACATCGGGAGGAGTTTCTGCAGGGCATGCTGGGGGCTCCGCCCTTCGCCGCTTTCGACATGCCCGACAGCGAGGCCGAGCAGGTCGCACCGGCATTGGCAGCCAACGAATAG
- a CDS encoding Outer membrane efflux protein — MNGLSFAKTLIGSIGACSLICGCAAVNAAHDYARARQTIMDATGSSSVFEPEEAGVVTAAVSERIADGITTDEAVEICLLNNPSLQAAFLNVGIARADLVQSGLLSNPTLALSIAFPEGGGRSNIQATLAQSIVDLWQIPVRKRQAARSLDAAILDLARQAAQIAIDTKAGYYSAVAADQTLLIARENLQLAEQLLEAAQARQQAGTVGELDVNLVRGTLYSAELETQRARLESSTARRRLAILLGLTDVAQTLVLTTPISIETPTPLDAERITDLALASRLDVQASRQEIEANRARVDLEYRKIFPDISIGAYLERNERRALPGRNIAADTARASVAAGQLTAPEIQSRGQREQERSQEIDSIFGPAFNLTLPIFDQNQAQIAKARFSYEQALKQLEAIERSVIQQVRQGVDQAETARSVAEYFRGKLLPQAQSNLDLSRESYAAGRASLIVLLDAQRVLLATRRDAIAAERDRATALAELERVVSKPISAILTPQTTSAPSDASPANQMEETNVSP, encoded by the coding sequence ATGAATGGTTTATCGTTTGCAAAGACCTTGATTGGAAGCATCGGCGCGTGCTCGCTCATTTGCGGCTGTGCAGCTGTTAACGCCGCACACGATTACGCGAGGGCTCGCCAGACGATCATGGACGCCACGGGGAGCAGCTCTGTCTTTGAGCCCGAGGAGGCCGGTGTGGTGACTGCGGCAGTTTCAGAGAGGATAGCCGACGGCATCACAACCGACGAAGCAGTCGAAATCTGCCTGCTTAACAATCCCTCGCTTCAAGCCGCGTTTCTAAACGTCGGCATCGCTCGTGCTGACCTTGTGCAGTCGGGCCTACTCTCTAACCCAACGCTCGCTCTTTCAATCGCGTTTCCGGAAGGCGGCGGACGAAGCAACATCCAGGCAACGCTTGCCCAGAGCATCGTCGATCTGTGGCAGATACCCGTGCGAAAGCGGCAAGCGGCCCGCTCGCTCGACGCCGCGATTCTTGATCTGGCAAGGCAAGCAGCACAAATAGCAATTGATACGAAAGCCGGGTACTACTCTGCCGTCGCAGCGGACCAGACGCTCCTCATTGCACGAGAAAACCTCCAACTCGCCGAGCAACTTCTGGAAGCCGCCCAGGCCCGTCAGCAGGCAGGGACCGTTGGGGAACTCGATGTTAATCTTGTCCGCGGCACGCTCTATTCCGCCGAGCTTGAAACCCAGCGCGCACGTCTCGAATCAAGCACCGCCCGCCGCCGGCTTGCGATTCTTCTCGGGCTAACCGATGTAGCACAGACCCTTGTACTGACCACGCCGATTTCGATTGAAACGCCAACTCCGCTTGATGCTGAGCGCATCACCGACTTAGCCCTGGCGAGTCGGCTGGATGTCCAGGCCAGTCGGCAAGAGATCGAAGCCAACCGAGCCCGCGTGGACCTTGAGTATCGAAAGATCTTCCCAGACATCTCCATCGGAGCGTATCTGGAGCGAAACGAACGCCGCGCGTTGCCGGGCCGAAACATTGCTGCCGATACAGCCCGCGCCAGTGTCGCGGCCGGTCAGCTTACCGCTCCCGAAATCCAGTCACGTGGCCAGAGGGAGCAAGAGCGAAGTCAAGAGATCGATTCGATTTTTGGACCTGCATTTAACCTGACACTGCCAATCTTTGATCAGAACCAAGCACAGATCGCCAAGGCGAGGTTTTCGTATGAGCAGGCCCTGAAACAACTCGAAGCGATTGAGCGTAGTGTCATCCAGCAAGTCCGCCAAGGGGTCGACCAGGCCGAGACTGCCCGAAGCGTCGCTGAGTATTTCCGAGGAAAACTCCTACCTCAAGCCCAATCGAACCTGGATCTCTCGCGAGAGTCTTACGCGGCTGGGCGAGCTTCCCTCATCGTGCTGCTTGACGCGCAGCGGGTCCTGCTCGCAACTCGTCGCGATGCCATCGCGGCCGAGAGGGACAGGGCCACTGCGCTAGCCGAACTTGAGCGGGTAGTGTCAAAGCCGATTTCGGCCATCCTGACACCGCAGACAACGTCTGCCCCTTCCGATGCGTCGCCGGCAAATCAAATGGAGGAGACAAATGTATCGCCCTAA